In one window of Mytilus trossulus isolate FHL-02 chromosome 7, PNRI_Mtr1.1.1.hap1, whole genome shotgun sequence DNA:
- the LOC134725451 gene encoding histone-lysine N-methyltransferase EHMT1-like: MLSRVERVSREDYSTFQPKSADNMKNEGILVTGSFQAINFYNQSHIFFDLYMAVISGHAQNVRNILLSHPDADFNILVKGATVLSLSLYKRHFDIFNLLMRHSERRGKTCLNTVSKDELNRREPPLITACRMHFTEGVISLVNAGADIDAQDNFGHTALWVAARQQMPDLVEYLIVNGASVNITDRYNYTPLITAMMYKVTSHITKALVLNGSNLDGPRVVSSYQNSPLFWASKYKDFEMMRLILLAGVPMWLIRCVKHSLHDATGRNAAAIGYLDDFTRNAPSLKQICRRILRTAVSESCKGKYFGQNIETLPLPQILKCYLLLKVEN, translated from the coding sequence ATGTTAAGTCGAGTTGAACGTGTGTCTCGTGAAGACTATAGTACATTCCAGCCAAAATCAGCTGATAACATGAAAAATGAAGGTATTTTAGTGACTGGGTCATTCCAGGCTATAAACTTTTATAATCAGTCACATATTTTCTTTGATCTCTACATGGCAGTTATTTCTGGCCATGCACAAAATGTTAGGAATATATTGTTGTCTCACCCAGATGCTGATTTCAACATTCTAGTGAAAGGGGCAACTGTTTTGTCACTGTCCCTTTATAAGCGACATTTTGAtatctttaatttgttaatgCGACATTCTGAAAGGAGAGGTAAAACTTGTTTAAACACCGTCAGTAAGGATGAATTAAATAGAAGAGAACCTCCTTTAATTACAGCATGTAGGATGCATTTTACtgaaggagttatttccctggTGAATGCAGGAGCTGATATTGATGCCCAAGATAATTTTGGACATACAGCCCTATGGGTGGCCGCTAGACAGCAAATGCCAGATCTTGTGGAATATTTAATAGTCAATGGTGCTAGTGTAAATATTACAGACCGATATAACTACACGCCCCTCATTACTGCCATGATGTACAAGGTGACATCTCACATTACTAAAGCACTTGTGCTAAATGGAAGTAATTTAGATGGACCAAGAGTAGTGTCCTCATACCAAAACAGTCCTTTATTCTGGGCTTCTAAATATAAAGACTTTGAGATGATGAGATTGATTCTTTTAGCAGGAGTTCCAATGTGGCTTATACGATGTGTAAAACATTCATTACATGATGCCACAGGAAGAAATGCTGCGGCTATAGGCTATCTGGatgattttacaagaaatgCACCATcgctaaaacaaatatgtcgAAGGATATTGAGAACAGCAGTCAGTGAAAGTtgtaaaggaaaatattttggacaaaacattgaaacattACCACTTccacaaattttgaaatgttatttattgttaaaagtagaaaattag